CGAACTCTTTTCCAATTTAGTTTGCTTGAACTTCTTGTGGAAATCAGGCTAATATATGGTACGTATGCGATGTTGGAATTCGCAACTTCCTTCAATAGAACTGGGACATGGAGATGTTGAGGAAAGTGGCTGATCGGTGACACAGATTTCAGCAGCACCGAAAAGCGGTATGTCACAGCGCATTGTTCCTTTACCCTGCTTCTGTTGATACAATGCTGATAAACGTGTGCCATTCTCAATTATTTTATGAAGTGGGATTACACGATAAACTGTTACAATTTAGGTGTCAGGATCAATGTCGTGACAATTATTACGTTGTGGCAATGCTACTCTAAGACATGTATGCCACATATTTAACAATACCATTCGTAGGTACATCATCTATGTTCTTATACTCCAAGATTTCTATCCATAATTATACAGGTATATTGTCCTTGATCTCAATCAAGTTCTGTACATCTTATCCATCAGTGTCTCTGTCTAGCCTTGACATGCGCGTGAGGAGGTGGTGGCTGGCGGGGCTTCCCCGCCGGAAGCCTTGGCCTTCTGCTCGGCTTCTTGAATTGACTTCAGAATCTCTTCTCGCTTCGCTGCCAGAGCCTGCATCTTGGCATCGACCTTCTCAAGCTTCTGCCTCAGTTTTTGCGGGTCATTCTTGTCTTCAGGGTTCTTTTCCTTCTTGCACTCcttatccttctttttcttgtccttGGTTTTAtcctcctttttctcctcttttgcaTGTTCACCATCCTTGTGCTTGTCCTCCTTCGGCTGCTCGTCCTTCCTCTCGCTCTTGTCTTCTGCCTTTTCACCCATGTCTCTCTCCAAATATAATGTTATGCAATGTAGGGGGATCGGTGCTAACCTAGTAGAAGGACAAGACCATGAAAATTGATTAGAGTGAAATGGCCAGCCAACAGAGACATGCATCAGATGAAGGTTCAGCCAGGTTTTTCCTCATTTCAATTGAATCTGTCGCAGGTCCCCAGCTTCGGTTACTTTGCCGGGTTGATGCATCGAATgctcaaaatcaaaatgaaattcaGATATGCTCCACAGAGAACAAGGTATATCCTCCAAATGATGCTGCTATCATTACAGTTGATAtgaaaaaagtaagaaagcaAGATTCTTTACccagggagagagaaagaaaaatgaacagaCCTCAAAGTTTGGATGGCTTTGGATCTTCTTTTGAGATTGTTCAAATTTCTCTTTGAACTATGAATTATTTATAGACATCGCAAGGAGCTAACTTTCGTTTTTCCAAGCCCAAAAAACGATGGAGCAAAACGAGGGGCCGTGAACTAGAGGCCAGGGATGAAGCTTGCCTTCTCGAGAAACATGATACTCCACTAGTACAAGGGGACAAAAAAGACTAGGACTACCTCTAATTTAGAAAGAGTTTCGCGTCATTTTTGGCACAGGACATCATCCTCATGGGATGCCGCAAATCCTGTTTGCCTTTCGAGGCCAGAAAAGATGCCATGAGGACATTGCATGCTGCAATATATGTAATAAAAAGTATGCCGAGAATCGacaaccggaaccggtcccctCAATCCAGGGTTCGCCTTAATCCACGAGAGGTGGGCGCGCCGCGCGCGGGAGCGAGAATACACACGAAACAAAACGCTATGTTCAAGCCATAGTGGGAGAGGAAATGAGCTTTGCATTGCAGGGCTCAATGCTTTCCAATGAACAAAGTGAAATGGGAAAACGGTTCGAGCAATGTCAGAAACCATATCAATATGAATGGGGGTTACAACTTTTCATGACAGCAAAACCGCACTGGGCCTAATTTCCAAAATGGTCCGGTCCGTCCCTTCAttcttaaaaaacaaaaatttataa
The nucleotide sequence above comes from Eucalyptus grandis isolate ANBG69807.140 chromosome 2, ASM1654582v1, whole genome shotgun sequence. Encoded proteins:
- the LOC104419163 gene encoding nucleolar protein 58, whose protein sequence is MHVSVGWPFHSNQFSWSCPSTRLAPIPLHCITLYLERDMGEKAEDKSERKDEQPKEDKHKDGEHAKEEKKEDKTKDKKKKDKECKKEKNPEDKNDPQKLRQKLEKVDAKMQALAAKREEILKSIQEAEQKAKASGGEAPPATTSSRACQG